One genomic window of Thioclava sp. GXIMD4216 includes the following:
- a CDS encoding AAA family ATPase: MSAAPILSPEPAPLVACTVSRDVSNFNLLIEDMEAELGESWGDLGFDDTLLFLNQPDAETLEFLAIAVDEDDEINLDRITRIITTAKEKGLRIILIAEELSPIALHQLLRLGADDFVPYPLPEGALHEAIHRLGHAQDTVEDFAPAQPRKTSQDRNGAVLAVHGMAGGVGASTFAVNLAWELACNPGASGKKRTALPEAPRVCVIDLDLQYGTISTYLDLPRREIIFDTLSNTAQMDAELFHQALQVYQDKLHVFTAPADMLPLDLPSTEDISRLIKMAQSQFDFVIIDMPSTVVQWTETVLSASDLYFAMLELDMRSAQNLLRMIRALQAEDLPVEKLRYVLNRAPKFTDLAGKSRVKRLAESLDITIELHLPDGGRAITQANDHGQPLAETAAKAPLRREYQKLARSVYDRNHAAKAAQG, encoded by the coding sequence ATGAGTGCAGCACCTATACTAAGCCCGGAGCCGGCGCCGCTGGTGGCCTGCACCGTGTCGCGTGATGTGTCGAACTTCAATCTGCTGATCGAGGATATGGAAGCCGAACTTGGCGAAAGCTGGGGCGATCTCGGCTTTGATGACACGCTTTTGTTTCTCAACCAGCCCGATGCCGAAACGCTGGAATTTCTGGCGATTGCCGTGGACGAGGATGACGAGATCAATCTTGACCGCATCACGCGCATCATCACGACCGCCAAGGAAAAAGGGCTGCGGATCATTCTGATCGCCGAAGAGCTTTCGCCGATCGCGCTGCACCAACTGCTGCGTCTGGGGGCGGATGATTTCGTCCCCTATCCCCTGCCCGAAGGCGCGCTGCACGAGGCCATCCACCGGCTGGGCCATGCCCAGGATACCGTCGAGGATTTCGCCCCCGCCCAGCCACGCAAAACCAGTCAGGATCGCAACGGCGCGGTGTTGGCCGTTCATGGCATGGCAGGCGGCGTAGGCGCATCGACCTTTGCCGTCAATCTGGCATGGGAGCTGGCCTGCAATCCCGGCGCAAGCGGCAAGAAACGCACCGCGCTCCCCGAAGCGCCGCGTGTCTGCGTGATCGATCTGGATCTGCAATACGGCACGATTTCCACCTATCTGGACCTGCCGCGCCGCGAGATCATTTTCGACACGCTCAGCAACACCGCGCAGATGGATGCCGAGCTGTTCCATCAGGCGCTTCAGGTTTATCAGGACAAGCTGCATGTGTTCACGGCCCCTGCGGACATGCTGCCGCTGGATCTGCCGAGCACCGAGGACATCTCGCGGCTGATCAAGATGGCACAGAGCCAGTTCGACTTCGTGATCATCGACATGCCGTCAACCGTCGTGCAATGGACCGAAACGGTGCTGTCGGCCTCCGATCTGTATTTCGCCATGCTGGAACTGGATATGCGCTCGGCCCAGAACCTGCTGCGGATGATCCGTGCGCTTCAGGCCGAGGATCTGCCGGTCGAGAAGCTGCGCTACGTGTTGAACCGCGCACCGAAATTCACCGATCTGGCCGGCAAGTCGCGCGTCAAACGTCTGGCCGAAAGCCTTGATATCACGATCGAGCTGCACTTGCCTGATGGGGGCCGCGCCATCACGCAGGCCAATGATCACGGCCAGCCCCTTGCCGAAACGGCCGCCAAAGCGCCGTTACGGCGCGAATATCAGAAGCTGGCGCGCAGCGTCTACGACCGTAACCACGCTGCGAAGGCTGCACAGGGCTGA